In Chryseobacterium lactis, a single genomic region encodes these proteins:
- the rsmD gene encoding 16S rRNA (guanine(966)-N(2))-methyltransferase RsmD encodes MFRIISGKWKAKKIAAPKNFDVRPTTDFAKEALFSILENKYDMQSISVLDLFAGIGSISLELASRGCQDVTSVEMNPKHTAFINSTASDLDMSVQINVQRGDVFDWLKKFRNKKSFEIVFSDAPFEMEEKKYHELISLVLHNKYLKENGILIVEHQSRMKLDHPNLIDTRKYGNITFSFFEPNKQDNQEL; translated from the coding sequence ATGTTCAGAATAATATCAGGCAAATGGAAGGCAAAAAAAATTGCTGCACCTAAAAACTTTGACGTAAGACCTACGACTGATTTCGCAAAGGAGGCACTTTTCAGCATCCTTGAAAATAAATACGATATGCAGTCGATCTCTGTGCTTGACCTTTTTGCAGGAATTGGTTCTATTTCTCTGGAATTGGCTTCGAGAGGATGTCAGGATGTTACTTCTGTAGAAATGAATCCGAAACATACCGCATTTATCAACTCTACGGCTTCTGATCTTGACATGTCTGTTCAGATCAATGTACAGCGAGGAGACGTTTTCGATTGGCTGAAGAAATTCAGAAACAAAAAATCGTTTGAGATTGTCTTCTCTGATGCACCTTTCGAGATGGAAGAAAAAAAATATCACGAACTGATTTCTTTAGTTTTGCACAATAAATACCTGAAAGAAAATGGAATTCTTATCGTGGAACATCAAAGTCGTATGAAGCTGGATCATCCTAATCTGATTGATACCAGAAAATACGGAAATATCACTTTCAGTTTTTTTGAACCGAATAAACAAGATAATCAGGAACTTTAA